In a single window of the Melioribacteraceae bacterium genome:
- a CDS encoding PAS domain-containing sensor histidine kinase: MKKKTNTTENLIFPGAEFFYQNLAPMLLTHKDSSIIPNKKLLDLLGPEYDFGDVFFQNIDLYDPRNFKITSEALPFLSNDSTSVLDFLFKLSDANIGDRWFRVDTFNVPDSDVNKVSFFHDVTEAKEQEQSISETLNSIQTVFYSSNAEGTDYNFISDAVRTLFGFTPEEIYGNKTKMLRSIYSDDFMNFKRFIKKLKAGTDAVVEYRMKDRFGKEHWIRHSGIPIKKGGVIVRVVGTLSDITEEKFIQLKLVKSEERFRLLVDTADDLIFILDGFGYFWMVNKNGARALGYTPEEMKGRHFLEFIDKEYENKITEAFSKILVTEDITTFEAVFLDRFDRAITFEINAKPVMNEGEITGMLSIGRNISRRKADEQKIKDLNSKLIEANRIIAIERERARHKITVLEELNKLKSEFISNVSHELRTPLASIVGFAETIESDSELPPESVKEFSNIILTEGKRLARLINDLLDFSKLDTGVEELHKESTNIVELATQIINSFKDAMDEKKISVTTEFAAKEIEIKLDKDRISKVLFNLLSNALKFTNPGGRISVLIQDFDSEVEIAVSDTGVGIPEKEIPNLFQKFTKVQRIGAQVGGTGFGLVTVKQIVDLHKGIIKVSSEVDRGSTFIIRLPK, encoded by the coding sequence GTGAAAAAAAAGACTAACACAACAGAAAATTTAATCTTCCCAGGAGCTGAGTTCTTCTACCAAAACTTAGCACCAATGTTGTTAACTCATAAAGATTCTTCAATTATACCAAATAAAAAATTGCTTGATCTTTTAGGACCCGAGTATGATTTCGGTGATGTTTTTTTTCAGAATATAGATTTATACGATCCTCGAAATTTTAAGATTACTTCAGAGGCACTTCCCTTTTTAAGCAATGATTCAACTTCGGTTTTAGACTTTCTATTTAAATTATCCGATGCAAATATAGGCGACAGATGGTTTCGAGTTGATACTTTTAATGTCCCCGATTCTGATGTTAATAAAGTTTCCTTTTTTCATGATGTAACCGAAGCAAAAGAACAAGAACAAAGTATATCAGAAACTTTAAATAGCATACAGACAGTTTTTTATTCTTCAAATGCAGAAGGTACCGATTACAATTTTATTTCTGATGCTGTGAGAACTCTCTTTGGATTTACCCCCGAAGAGATTTATGGTAATAAAACCAAGATGCTTCGCTCTATTTACAGCGATGATTTTATGAATTTCAAGAGATTTATAAAAAAATTAAAAGCCGGCACTGATGCTGTAGTTGAATATAGAATGAAAGACCGTTTTGGAAAGGAACATTGGATTAGACACTCTGGAATTCCAATTAAAAAGGGGGGCGTTATCGTTCGCGTTGTGGGAACGCTGAGTGATATTACTGAAGAAAAATTTATTCAGCTTAAACTTGTTAAATCGGAAGAACGATTTCGTTTATTAGTTGATACCGCCGATGATCTGATATTTATACTTGATGGATTTGGCTATTTTTGGATGGTCAATAAAAATGGGGCAAGAGCTTTAGGCTACACTCCCGAAGAAATGAAGGGAAGGCATTTTCTTGAGTTCATTGATAAAGAATATGAAAATAAAATTACCGAGGCGTTTTCAAAAATTTTAGTTACGGAAGATATCACCACTTTTGAAGCGGTTTTTTTAGACAGATTTGATCGTGCCATTACTTTTGAGATTAACGCAAAACCGGTAATGAACGAGGGAGAGATCACTGGAATGTTGAGTATCGGCAGAAATATTAGCCGAAGAAAAGCAGACGAACAAAAAATTAAAGATCTTAATTCTAAATTGATTGAGGCAAATAGAATAATTGCAATAGAAAGAGAAAGAGCCCGACACAAAATTACAGTACTTGAAGAACTTAATAAGTTAAAAAGTGAATTCATTTCAAATGTATCGCATGAGCTTCGGACTCCCCTTGCCTCAATCGTTGGTTTTGCCGAAACTATTGAATCAGATTCTGAACTGCCACCGGAATCTGTTAAAGAATTCAGCAATATTATTTTAACCGAAGGGAAAAGACTTGCAAGATTAATTAATGATTTACTCGACTTCTCCAAACTCGATACGGGGGTAGAAGAGCTTCACAAAGAAAGCACCAACATTGTTGAACTTGCCACTCAAATAATTAATAGCTTTAAAGATGCAATGGATGAGAAAAAGATTTCTGTTACTACCGAGTTTGCAGCAAAAGAAATAGAAATAAAACTCGATAAAGATAGAATTTCTAAAGTGCTTTTTAATTTATTGTCCAATGCATTAAAATTCACAAATCCCGGTGGACGAATTTCAGTATTGATACAAGATTTTGATTCCGAGGTTGAGATTGCGGTAAGTGATACGGGGGTGGGAATACCCGAAAAAGAAATTCCTAATCTATTCCAAAAATTTACAAAAGTACAAAGAATTGGAGCTCAGGTTGGAGGAACAGGTTTCGGACTTGTAACAGTTAAGCAGATTGTTGATTTACACAAAGGAATTATTAAGGTTAGTAGTGAGGTTGATAGAGGATCTACATTTATTATCCGCTTGCCAAAATAA
- a CDS encoding sigma-54-dependent Fis family transcriptional regulator, with product MEKLVFIVDDEESILKMLTHWVKNQWGYSVKTFTNGADLLQSLHQNPDLVLLDIMLPDINGNVILEKVKLQMPSLPVIMLSAQGSVDVALESIRLGAYDYFPKPVDKNRLEPAIRNAIKNHDLEREISKLKQNIRTEYSFENIISADKKMQDAFRMISKVLDNDITVLIHGESGTGKELVARAIHYNGIRKDNSFVVVNCASIPRELLESELFGHEKGSFTGAHQRKIGKFELAKGGTIFLDEIGEMEMSLQAKILRVIQQKEFERIGGNEVIKTDVRIISATNRDLKNAVENKQFREDLYYRLNSFPINILPLRERKGDIVILVDHFLQLFNKKLNKEVKGVTKQALKIMYDYDWPGNVRELENTIERCMILSDSDMIDVDVLPTVIKGQFINPSIPSDNVLFGDESPVIPFEKLKEEAIKHALRITQDNVVEAARKLRIGRATMYRLMDKYNIDHRKD from the coding sequence TTGGAAAAATTAGTTTTTATTGTTGATGATGAAGAATCCATTTTGAAAATGCTTACTCACTGGGTAAAAAATCAGTGGGGATATTCTGTTAAGACTTTTACTAATGGAGCAGATCTTCTTCAATCGTTACATCAAAATCCGGATTTGGTTTTGTTGGACATAATGTTGCCCGATATTAATGGAAACGTTATTCTTGAAAAAGTAAAACTTCAAATGCCTTCGTTACCGGTAATTATGTTATCGGCACAAGGAAGTGTTGACGTAGCCCTTGAATCTATAAGATTAGGGGCTTATGACTATTTTCCAAAACCTGTTGATAAAAACAGACTTGAACCCGCGATACGAAACGCAATTAAAAATCATGACCTTGAAAGAGAGATATCAAAACTAAAACAAAACATTAGAACTGAATATAGCTTCGAAAATATCATTTCAGCAGATAAAAAAATGCAGGACGCCTTTCGTATGATTTCAAAAGTGCTGGATAATGATATAACCGTTTTGATTCATGGTGAAAGTGGAACCGGGAAAGAACTTGTTGCAAGAGCAATTCATTATAATGGAATAAGAAAGGACAATTCCTTTGTTGTAGTTAATTGCGCCTCAATTCCAAGAGAACTTTTAGAAAGCGAGTTATTCGGACATGAAAAAGGTTCGTTCACAGGTGCTCACCAAAGAAAGATCGGCAAATTTGAACTGGCGAAGGGGGGAACTATTTTCCTCGATGAAATTGGTGAAATGGAAATGTCTCTTCAAGCAAAAATATTAAGGGTTATTCAGCAAAAAGAATTTGAGAGAATTGGCGGCAACGAAGTAATAAAAACTGATGTTAGAATTATTTCTGCTACAAATAGAGACTTAAAAAACGCCGTAGAGAATAAACAGTTTAGAGAGGATTTATACTATCGCCTAAACTCTTTCCCAATTAATATATTACCCTTGAGAGAAAGAAAAGGTGATATTGTTATTCTAGTTGATCACTTTTTGCAGTTGTTCAATAAAAAGCTAAACAAAGAGGTGAAGGGAGTTACAAAGCAAGCTCTTAAAATAATGTATGATTATGACTGGCCCGGTAATGTTCGTGAATTAGAGAATACGATTGAGCGCTGTATGATTTTAAGTGATAGCGATATGATAGATGTGGATGTTCTACCTACAGTTATTAAAGGGCAATTCATTAATCCTTCTATTCCATCAGATAATGTTTTGTTTGGAGATGAATCTCCAGTAATTCCTTTTGAAAAATTAAAAGAGGAAGCAATTAAACACGCGTTGAGGATTACACAAGATAATGTAGTTGAAGCTGCTCGTAAATTAAGAATTGGGCGGGCTACAATGTATAGGTTAATGGATAAGTATAACATTGATCATCGAAAAGATTAG